The Phlebotomus papatasi isolate M1 chromosome 3, Ppap_2.1, whole genome shotgun sequence genomic sequence GAACAGGGGGGGGGGATAACGtcgagatattgtttttttattgggggtcatctaagactggaagtcgatatctcttactgtttaagctccagaacagtgaaaagttgaaaaaaagacgattaaataactgctctctcttggagttcgagcagtaaaacagggcccaaaatttcaatattttttatttgctaTATTCCTTGCTCGAATTCCTTAAAATCTTTGACGTTTATTGAGGTTCTTTGTccaattttgccccagtctcccgtaTTTTTAGGGATTGGAGAGTTATAATGACTGATGAAGAGAAAGGATGAAAATGCTTTCTAGATAATCTCGAGAATTATTTCTTCATTGAAGACCGTAAgataatatctcttaccgtttggcttttATCGGTACTTTACCGATACACTACCGGTTTGGACTAATGCATTCGGAtttggaatttcaagacctttcaaataagttCAAATTTAAACTAATCGGTTGATAAATAAGCTTTCCAGATCGGTTAACCTTAAACCTTGCATAATTCAATATGGCAATTTTTTCAGTCATAGGCGTCTATGTACGAAATGTCCGTCTCTAAACTAATCTCCGACACATCCAAAAATTACTGACAGagtgaattttgagaaaaataaaaaaaaaacatgattctGATGGTACGACTCTACGTACGTAAAACAAATCATCaatctattaaaaaattaagaattaagaaTTTCCTTTATTGCGTTATAAAGATCATACATTTTGTTATATGAAAAGACTTACTGCTGAACGTCTGTGAGTTTAACAATGATTTTACTGAGAATGTCAATGGCTTTGATATATTTATCAGCGTAAATGAATTCATTGTGATCATGAGGAAGAACTGGTGTATAATTCATGGGATTAAATCCGATTGCAGGAATTCCCAAAATCCGCAGGAATCGCATATCTGTTCCTCCGCTAAGAATTTGTTTCTGAAATTTGTAGTTGAGATCGGTTAGAACATCACGAAAAGCTATCCAGAAAGGATTGGAGTCATCGAGTACAGTTACGGGGATTTTATCTTCTTTGCTTTCAAAAGTTACTTCTATTTCTGCACCAGATTCCTCAATCCATTGCTTAAGTTCTTGTTCAAACTTCTGATGGTCATCTTCGGGAGATAATCGAATGTCAAAGGTGGCAGAGAATTCTTCAGGGATCACATTGGTTTGTATTCCTCCGGAGATTTTAGTAAGGTTGATTGAAGTTACATTCCCGATGGGAACACCTTTCTTTACTTTATCCACTTCAATCTGTCGACGTTCcattaattttctcaagatGAAAGTGAGTCCTTCTCCGGGAGTGTTATCCAGGAGTAATGATCCGTGTCCAGCGTGACCTTTGACCCTAAATGTTGGCTGCCAAATTGTTTTTTCGCCGTAAAATACGAGAAAATTTTCTTCGTTTGATACATGCCCCTCGTCTAAAGCGAATCCTACATTGAGAGCCTGGAAGTCGTTTGTCTTGACAAAAGCTTTCATCCCGTCTGCACTTCCTATTTCCTCATCAGGAACAAATAGAATATGAATGGTTCGTTTTGGTTGGAATCCCTTTTTCTGAAGACGAGAAATGGCTGCTAAATATGCCATTCCTAAACTTTTCATGTCCTGTGATCCTCGGGCGAAAATTCGTCCTTCATCATCGATTTCAGCTGCAAATGGTGGATATTTCCAGTTTTTTGGGAATACTGGTACAACATCCATGTGAGAGTTAAGAAGAATTGATGGTAAATGAGGTTCACTTCCTTTCAAAGTGATCACAATTGTTGGTTTTTTCGCTGAagtaggatagtaaattttgagAGGGAGATTGAGTGAGTCAGCTTGGAGCTTTATAAAATCGAGACATGGTCCTAGAAAAAGTTCATTGCAgtcaagaaaaaatcaaaatttgatcatCTAGCTTCTCACCATAATCAGGATTTGGATGAACACTGGGAATTTTTAAATACTCTCTTAGAATCTGGATTTCTTCATTAGTTTCCCaccattttgaagaattttccaaTGAGTCATTTGGAGCATCTTTTGGGGCACAACTGGTCATGTCTGCAATACAGAGGCAGAGTAACACGAAGAGGAATCCACATAACCAACAGGATTTAATTTGATAACgtttcattttgagttttttcAACTTCCACAAGATTTTTAGggaaatttgtagattttttggTGTTTATAGAGAGAACAAGTGTATCAGGAAACTGAGAAGATGATTGACTGCGgcttgagaaaattttctgttcttCAACAGAAGAAATTGAGCATTCTTCCGATAAGATTACACTGAAGTCACGATTGAATCAACAAGAATTCTGTTGTTCAGATTTATCTTATTGACTTTCTTTATATTTCATTGAGTAGCATTTATGTTAACACTATGGTGTTTATTATGAAATTATTCAATATAGATTCAATGCACagataatttatattattttcacagaATTATGTATTTTAATAATGTCTTATCTTAATTTCTTACAAACTGTTTAATACCAGAAGCTGAAAACCAACTTAATTTACTGCACTAAAAGACATTTTTAGAAAATCCTTATTTTGTTATGAAGTCGATTTACTCTGGATTGGAATCACACcaaacttttccaaaatttggCATTTATATTAGTACGACTGACTACAGTATAACTGcgacactataataatgtgaataaATTCAGATCATGGCTATTAGTGATTTTTTACAATATAAAACAAAATctcttaaaaacaaaaatctcacaatttatGAGTAAAACAAGCTTAAAAAACTCTGTCGAGCAAAAAGTaaggattttttgtttatttttgtgtCGCAAAACTGGATGATgaagaataatttaatttcaagtACCTAGTTATAAAGTATTATGGGAACGTAGGAGGAAGCAGGGTAACTTTGGTATGGAACAGCTTTGAAACAGGGCTTTTTCCTatctttttaaatgaaactgaactTTGTCACTGCATAtaattagcttcacaattggtttttgGGGATAAATTACATCACgaaggtccagttccatttaaaaataggagaaaaaagtcctTATTTCGAAAGTACCACACTTCTACTTTACTGTAATAACACGTGAATAAGGAGGAGCTTTCGATTTATAACCATACTTgtactgctcgaattccacaGAAAGAACAGCATACAATCCTTCGTTTTGGGCTTTTGACTCCTTTAAGCCCtaacaagggaagtactcgagtcatcaaattcagaaaaatctgaggctttgctcaactacgcataaaggcatcaaattaaacgtggtatattcaaaaagtgcgaaatcgggttaatttttttaaaaaaattccccaaagttgaaaatgacaccttacgcagcacataataaagaaaattcgtatgggACTGCATGCGGCGCTGGCTCAGCGGTAGCGCACCGGGCGTTCAACGGAGgtgccgcgggttcgatcccctggctccgtctgttttttttttccttttgatatcttttttttttcaattaaaaaatctattctttattaagtagtattattgtagtgtaaattgcttatctagagtgctgaattaaaatccccaacaaatttttaaaagcgatgaaagtgcatcccataatttatcaaataatcaatttactagtagaaaaataaaaaaaaacctgtatgtacttacaatcagctatctgaggatcgttgtaaatattatttaaagttttaattgaaattttataaaagattagaaaggtcgaagacccaaaccaatttttttggaaaaattcatttggaaacctgtgctcaaataaatgtttaaggcACACTTGTAATCCATATGCTCTCGTTGTGGTACTTTCTGTTTTAATCATTACCGAAATCCACAATAcacgaattagtttttttttaaactaattagttaaaccaatttttccaaaaaaattggtttgggtcttcgacctttctaatcttttataaaatttcaataaaaactttaaataatatttacaacgatcctcagatagctgattgtaagtacatacaggttttttttatttttctactagtaaattgattatttgataaattatgggatgcactttcatcgcttttaaaaatttgttggggattttaattcagcactctagataagcaatttacactacaaGAATACTtcttaataaagaatagaatttttaattgaaaaaaaaaagatatcaaaaggaaaaaaaaaaaacagacggagccaggggatcgaacccgcggcacCTTCGTTGAACGCCCGGTGCGCTACCGCTGAGCCAGCGCCGCATGCAGTcccatacgaattttctttattatgtgctgcgtaaggtgtcattttcaactttggggaatttttttaaaaaaattaacccgatttcgcactttttgaatataccacgtttaatttgatgcctttatgcgtagttgagcaaagcctcagatttttctgaatttgatgactcgagtacttcccttgtaaGAGGGGCCGTATTTTGGTAGGATTTTGGAAATCTGGAGTTTCGAATTTTTATTCGTCCGTTTATCCGTATGCCTGTTTGTTACCACGcttagaggctaaacggttaaagataaaGACTTAGCACTTTCGAGGACCCATTCCCTCTGTAAGTCGTCCCTGAAACTATTGAAAGGCCCCTCTTTTTCCCCCGCCACTTATTGCTCGAAAATGCGTGgtacttttcattttttcatttttgaatatgtttcaaAGATTACCTAGGCGGATATTTTGTCCATATACGAAAGTACCTCTGAATCATTCATAATAACtgttttcgaaggtcaaaggtttaaaaggctctagaaagtatattttataaccgAATAGTAACGTGTTTaggtttgttggaaaggtcttggaatttctgataacaCATAACACTGAATTGGTAATAAAGCGATTGTAAACcaaaataagtaaattttatctaaaaatcaatattattacTTTAGTTgtgaccagtaggggaattctgtaaaagtatgacaatgtcatatgacaaattttaaaatttttatatggaagttttggaaaaaatcattgaaaatcagattcatattaGTTACTAAGAGCTTCTTATAGCTTTTTATAATGACCATTCTGTACTCACTAGCCTTTAACGTTGTCCTGTTCCCGAActtatcacgaaaatttgtcacatgACATTGTTATATCATTACAAAATTCCCTTACAGGTAAACGATAAATATAAtgagaaagtacttttgaagtatagcatctGAGTCACAAATTCGAGTATTCCGTAAAGCATGAGATGCTTTGTCACCTCTTTTTATTAAATGGCTCGAAAATAGATAAAACATGATCTTCAGTAAAATTGTATAGAAGAGTTGTAAATGTTCTATGATAACGTGCCAATTAGATATTCCTCAGGTGTTCAAGTagttagttaaaaaaaatataaagtaccGTGGCATAAATTGCCCCACATTCCAATAAATAATTTCCCCATTTACGTTTCAaaagatgtttttgttttttagttgtcttatgcccaacgcacaataacttttgtttataaacatgtttttaaaattttctataagtgtgagggagatgactagatctcgatctcactcactctcattgaaatgtcaaaaacatgtttactaaacaaaagttattgtgcgttgggcattaaagtTGTGATGATCAGGTAAACATGGAAGAGAGTGACGCATTAAtattaaatacagtagactctcgctcaatcggctctttttcaatcgggtgaaaaattttgttgacaattttcacgtttaattatgaagctaattcgttcaaattcgctgtagttcttcctatttta encodes the following:
- the LOC129805708 gene encoding aminoacylase-1-like, translated to MKRYQIKSCWLCGFLFVLLCLCIADMTSCAPKDAPNDSLENSSKWWETNEEIQILREYLKIPSVHPNPDYGPCLDFIKLQADSLNLPLKIYYPTSAKKPTIVITLKGSEPHLPSILLNSHMDVVPVFPKNWKYPPFAAEIDDEGRIFARGSQDMKSLGMAYLAAISRLQKKGFQPKRTIHILFVPDEEIGSADGMKAFVKTNDFQALNVGFALDEGHVSNEENFLVFYGEKTIWQPTFRVKGHAGHGSLLLDNTPGEGLTFILRKLMERRQIEVDKVKKGVPIGNVTSINLTKISGGIQTNVIPEEFSATFDIRLSPEDDHQKFEQELKQWIEESGAEIEVTFESKEDKIPVTVLDDSNPFWIAFRDVLTDLNYKFQKQILSGGTDMRFLRILGIPAIGFNPMNYTPVLPHDHNEFIYADKYIKAIDILSKIIVKLTDVQQ